From Loxodonta africana isolate mLoxAfr1 chromosome 2, mLoxAfr1.hap2, whole genome shotgun sequence, the proteins below share one genomic window:
- the MCIDAS gene encoding multicilin: MQACRGGAAGRRAFDSICPNRVLELAGRPLGKPRKLERKFAPPQKFFPGCSGGSRVSAYEDPGDAGPAELPALTTIDLQDLADCSSLLGSDAPPSGNPTTSQSHSLQAEPDFVDLQDFRDTVDDLIADSSSLMSPPLVDGDFPFSPCDVSPFGACLSPPLDPRALPSPPLCPPDVPPPEQYWKEVADQNQRALGDALVENNQLHVTLTQKQEEIASLKERNVQLKELASRTRHLASVLDKLMITQSRDCWAAAEPFQLKATTKRSLEELFSAAGQDCAEVDAILREISERCDEALQSHDPKRPRLQAEPASTDGRPGNLHGAFRGLRTDCSRSALNLSHSELEEGGSFSTPIRSHSTIRTLAFPQGNAFTIRTASGGYKFRWVPS; encoded by the exons ATGCAGGCGTGCAGGGGCGGCGCGGCGGGACGCCGGGCCTTTGACAGCATCTGTCCCAACAGGGTGCTGGAGCTGGCCGGCCGGCCTCTGGGCAAGCCGAGGAAGTTGGAAAGGAAG TTCGCCCCTCCGCAGAAGTTTTTTCCTGGCTGCAGCGGCGGCAGCCGGGTGTCAGCGTACGAAGATCCCGGGGACGCGGGGCCTGCCGAGCTCCCAG CCCTCACCACCATAGATCTGCAGGACCTCGCTGACTGCTCCTCGCTACTCGGGTCCGACGCGCCGCCTAGTGGTAACCCCACAACCTCTCAG AGCCATTCCCTGCAAGCGGAGCCGGACTTTGTCGATCTGCAGGATTTCAGAGACACGGTGGATGATCTTATTGCAG ACTCGTCCTCTTTGATGTCACCCCCCTTGGTCGATGGAGACTTCCCCTTCTCGCCCTGTGATGTGTCGCCGTTCGGAGCCTGCCTGTCCCCGCCGCTAGACCCGCGGGCACTGCCATCACCGCCGCTGTGCCCTCCAGACGTGCCCCCGCCGGAGCAGTACTGGAAGGAGGTGGCCGACCAGAACCAGAGGGCGTTGGGGGATGCGCTCGTGGAGAATAACCAA CTGCACGTGACGCTGACCCAGAAGCAGGAGGAGATTGCCTCACTCAAAGAGCGGAACGTGCAGTTGAAGGAACTAGCCAGCCGGACCCGGCACCTGGCCTCGGTACTGGAT AAGCTGATGATCACGCAGTCTCGGGACTGCTGGGCGGCGGCAGAGCCCTTCCAGCTCAAGGCGACGACCAAAAGGAGCCTGGAGGAGCTGTTCAGTGCTGCCGGCCAGGATTGTGCCGAAGTGGACGCCATCCTAAGGGAGATTTCCGAGCGCTGTGATGAAGCCCTGCAGAGCCACGACCCCAAGCGGCCGCGGCTGCAGGCGGAGCCCGCGAGCACCGACGGCAGGCCCGGGAACTTGCACGGCGCCTTCCGTGGGCTGCGGACTGACTGCAGCCGGAGCGCGCTGAACCTGAGCCACAGCGAACTGGAGGAGGGCGGCTCGTTCAGTACCCCCATACGCAGCCACAGCACCATCCGCACTCTCGCCTTCCCCCAGGGCAACGCCTTCACCATTCGGACAGCCAGTGGGGGTTACAAATTCCGCTGGGTCCCCAGTTGA
- the CCNO gene encoding cyclin-O, giving the protein MVTSCSTSPASLASPAARAWRRDNDQNLRAPVKKSRRLRLRRKQPLQPLNSRPLPGDSGICDLFESPSSGSDGADSPTASAARGCSPLPGRAQPWAQLDLQTFRDYGQSCYDFHKARESHFHPRDSLAQQPQVTAESRCKLLSWLIPVHRRFGLSFESLCLTVNTLDRFLTTTPVAADCFQLLGVTSLLIACKQVEVHPPLVKQLLALCCGTFSRQQLCNLECIVLHKLHFSLGAPTISFFLEHYTHARVEAGQAEVSEALEAHALAQGVAELSLADYAFTSYPPSLLAICCLALADRMLRLPRPVDLLLGGHSEAVLQDCLGKLQLLVTINQASLTHMLPLQIFEKCSLSPSLK; this is encoded by the exons ATGGTGACCTCCTGCTCCACCAGCCCCGCGAGCCTCGCCAGTCCTGCCGCCCGGGCCTGGAGGCGGGACAACGACCAGAACCTCCGCGCCCCGGTGAAGAAGAGCAGGCGCTTGCGCCTCCGAAGGAAGCAACCACTGCAGCCCCTGAACTCGCGTCCACTTCCTGGTGACTCTGGCATTTGCGACTTGTTTGAGTCCCCCAGTTCCGGCTCGGACGGCGCAGACAGCCCCACGGCGTCCGCGGCGCGAGGCTGCAGCCCCCTGCCCGGCCGCGCCCAGCCGTGGGCACAACTAGATCTACAAACCTTCCGCGACTATGGCCAGAGCTGCTACGACTTCCACAAGGCGCGGGAAAGCCACTTCCACCCGCGGGATTCGCTCGCGCAGCAGCCACAA GTGACCGCGGAATCCCGCTGTAAGCTGCTCAGCTGGCTGATCCCCGTGCACCGCCGGTTCGGCCTCTCCTTCGAGTCGCTGTGTCTGACGGTGAACACTCTGGACCGCTTCCTCACCACCACACCGGTAGCTGCAGACTGCTTCCAGCTGCTTGGGGTCACGTCCCTGCTCATCGCTTGCAAACAG GTGGAGGTGCACCCGCCGCTAGTGAAGCAGCTCCTGGCCCTGTGCTGTGGCACCTTTTCCCGGCAGCAGCTCTGCAACCTGGAGTGCATCGTGCTGCACAAACTGCACTTCAGCCTGGGCGCGCCCACCATCAGTTTCTTCCTGGAGCATTACACGCACGCGCGCGTGGAGGCCGGGCAGGCGGAGGTCTCCGAAGCCCTGGAGGCGCACGCCCTGGCCCAGGGGGTGGCGGAGCTGAGTCTAGCGGACTATGCTTTCACCAGCTACCCCCCCTCCCTGCTGGCCATCTGCTGCCTGGCGCTGGCGGACCGCATGCTGCGGCTCCCGCGTCCGGTGGACCTGCTCCTGGGCGGGCATTCCGAGGCGGTGCTACAGGACTGCCTGGGCAAGCTGCAGCTGCTGGTGACCATCAACCAGGCCTCCCTGACTCATATGCTGCCCCTCCAGATTTTCGAGAAGTGCAGCCTCTCCCCGAGCTTGAAATAA